Proteins encoded together in one Telopea speciosissima isolate NSW1024214 ecotype Mountain lineage chromosome 4, Tspe_v1, whole genome shotgun sequence window:
- the LOC122659927 gene encoding protein ROOT PRIMORDIUM DEFECTIVE 1 produces MLGSLFSSHKIRTSESLKGVILQSVSSPLSKDVIGFGPFNLNTQKRWKKPVVNARTRLEDRTRDLRLDKLMSQLKRLKIVLKLQELMLNRRGPYVSLQLLSMWKNIVGLNIGPGVFIQKYPHIFQIFTHPLKRKLCCKPTPRMLNLIKEEAKVIKESELMAVQRLKKLLMMTTNGTLHIYALRLIRRELGLPEDFRDSILLKYPVDFRLVDLEIVALASRNENLAVAEVEKWREKEYKEKWLSEFETRYAFQINFPTGFKIERGFREKLKNWQRLPYLKPYEKKDVVRVQTCGGIERFEKRAVGILHELLCLTIEKMVEVERLSHFRRDLGMEINIRELLLKHPGIFYISTKGSTQTVFLREAYCKGCLIDPNPIYAVRKEMLDLLLLGCRNTRELQPSNEMKDGHNNMVCNTVGEGPRDGDWVIPILESFDDEKHGGDSHDISNTCVEDLKELQ; encoded by the coding sequence ATGTTGGGATCATTGTTTAGCTCTCACAAGATAAGGACGTCTGAAAGCTTGAAGGGGGTGATTCTACAAAGTGTTTCATCTCCcctatcaaaagatgtcattggATTTGGTCCTTTCAACTTGAATACACAGAAGAGATGGAAGAAACCAGTAGTTAACGCACGAACACGTTTAGAGGATAGAACAAGGGATCTTAGGCTTGACAAATTGATGAGCCAGCTCAAGAGATTGAAGATAGTACTGAAATTGCAGGAATTGATGTTAAATCGTAGGGGTCCTTATGTATCTCTTCAGCTGCTCTCAATGTGGAAAAATATCGTTGGACTGAACATTGGGCCTGGTGTTTTTATTCAGAAataccctcatatttttcagaTATTTACACACCCTTTGAAAAGAAAGCTTTGTTGCAAACCAACTCCAAGGATGCTCAATCTGATCAAGGAGGAAGCTAAGGTGATCAAGGAATCAGAATTGATGGCGGTTCAGCGTTTAAAGAAGCTTCTTATGATGACTACAAATGGAACATTGCACATCTATGCTTTGAGGTTGATAAGAAGAGAACTGGGGTTGCCTGAGGATTTCAGAGATTCTATTCTCCTCAAGTATCCAGTTGACTTCAGGCTAGTGGATCTAGAGATAGTAGCTTTGGCTTCTAGAAATGAAAACTTGGCTGTAGCTGAGGTAGaaaaatggagagagaaagagtacaAGGAAAAGTGGTTGAGTGAGTTTGAAACAAGGTATGCTTTCCAAATCAATTTCCCGACTGGATTTAAGATTGAGAGAGGGTTTAGGGAGAAATTGAAGAATTGGCAAAGGCTTCCCTACTTGAAGCCTTATGAGAAGAAGGATGTTGTTCGAGTCCAGACCTGTGGCGGAATTGAGCGCTTTGAGAAACGTGCTGTTGGTATTCTTCATGAGCTTTTGTGTTTGACAATAGAAAAGATGGTTGAGGTAGAACGCTTATCTCACTTCCGTAGGGATTTGGGCATGGAAATTAATATCCGAGAACTCCTTTTAAAACACCCTGGAATTTTCTATATATCTACCAAAGGGAGCACCCAAACTGTGTTTCTTAGGGAGGCATATTGCAAAGGTTGCTTGATTGATCCCAACCCTATATATGCAGTTCGGAAAGAAATGCTTGACCTCCTCTTGCTAGGGTGCCGAAACACCAGAGAGTTACAACCTTCGAATGAGATGAAGGATGGGCATAACAATATGGTCTGTAATACAGTAGGGGAAGGTCCAAGAGATGGAGATTGGGTTATTCCAATCTTAGAGAGTTTTGATGATGAAAAACATGGTGGGGATTCCCATGATATCAGCAATACATGTGTGGAGGATCTCAAAGAGTTACAATGA